CACTACGACAAGCGCGCAAGTTCGTTGATGGCTTCCTCGCGGGTGATCAGGTTGTTGGTCATCTTGGTGATGATGTTTTCGAGTTGTATCTTCTCGGCTTGGGCGCGTTCGGTCAAACCGATGTGGGCGCGATTTTCGAATCGGAATTGCACCTCGGCGCTGATGCCGTGCAATGCCAATTCGACATTGGCGATCCAGTTCAACAGCGAGGCTGCGGCGTTTTGCACGGTTGCGACTTGCCGCTGAACCAATTCATACTTGAATTCGGCCCAGTTGTGTGTCGTGCCATAGGCATAGCCGAGCATAAACGGCGCCAGATGCGTTCCAGCGCAGACATCCTCGATCATCGACTTGTGATTCATATACCACGCGGTCGCCGACGAATTGCGGTTCGACGGCCCGATGTATTCGATTGCGACATCATTCCACGTCACCGGATTTTTGTCAGGACCGAAGTCGCGCATCATCTCGACCGTGTCGTCGAAGTAGTTGTTCGCGCGCGTGACATAGTCGGCATCGGATTCCTCCGAGCGTTTTTCCGGCGGCGTGATTTTGACGTGGATGCGATGGTACCCCGCCGAACGCATCGAGCGGAACATGTCGTTGACCAGGGTTTGCTCGACGCGTGCGACAAATGGTATCGCCGCCAAGAGCGACTTGCCGGCAACGCTTCCCGGTTGGGCACCGAGACCGTAGTAAAATGTCGAGGCTGGATTCAGCGCGGTGCGGTGGTTTTCGATTTCCTGAATACTTGATGCTCCTCACCGCTTGGTTCGATGACGATGCTGCGCATATCCGCCAGCAAGAATCGATCGACGCTTGATTGCGAGGGTGACAACTGCAATTCGCCACAGACTGCGCCATCGGTGAAAAGCGATTCGAAGAACTGCAATAACAGCTCGCGGAATCCGCCGCGCTTGAGCAGGCCATTGCGGTAGATGCGTTGGTCGAGTTGGTGCATTATGGCGCGAACCGCCTGTTCGTCGGCTTCGGATGCGGCGCCGCTGATTTGGTAGTCGAAGCGCGCCGAGCAGAGCCTGACCCAGGTCCAGATCACGGCATTGAGCATCGGGATGTTGTCGCGCAGGTAGCGGTAGAGTTCGAGGCGGGCGTGGCCGGAATCCCATGGATAGAGTGTCAACTGGCGGTCGTAGTCAATGTTGAGCGATTTGAGACGAGGTTTGGCACGAATTCCGGGCGGAATTGTGGCGGATTTGCCTCCGGCAGGTGAAGATTTCTTGGCGAGAGCTGATTTGTTCTTTTTGGACCAAAGTTTGATCGACATATTTACTCCTCCTATACTTTGGCGCGAGAATTAATGTCGAGTCAATAGATACAGATTTCGAGATTTTGCTTGCGCGACGAATGCCGCTGTGGTATATAGGGTTTGAGTACAAAATGCCCCGGAAACGGGACCCATAGATTGTGCAACAACGAGTGTTGTTTGCTTGATTACAACACAAGCCAAAAGCATTCAAATCTCCAACTTGTGTTCCCCGCAATAGTCAACAAGCAGCACTCGTTTTTATTTGCCCAGCCCGCAGAACGTGCGTTCTGATAAAGCATTATCCGGTAACAGTTTAACGGGATTAGACTTGAAAAGCGCACTCGGAGTCAGCGCAGAAACTGCTTCGTGCCCTTGCGAATTCCAGCGCGATTCTGCTTTGGCTATATTTGTCAATGACTTAGGGGTGTCGCCGATCGGGCTGACTTTGGCATGGCTTTTGATAATATATAGCATCGAAGTGAGTTAAAACCGTGTCATCGAACAGTAATGTTAAACGATAATTCACTTCAGACGTTTTGCATTACCGATAAGCGAGGGATCGTAAAAAAGTCCCTCGCTGAAAATGATGACCGAATAGAAGGAATGAAACAGCCTCTAAACTCTTTTCGATAGCCCACCTTATAGACCTTGAGTTACCGGGTTAGTAGTAACGACAAGTTGCTCAAACGGAAAACCCGAGTCGGAGCCCTCTGACTCGGGTTTTGCATTTGGGGTGTCGATAGGCGTGGGTTACGAAGGTCTCCTTTCATCTAGATTGATTACGTGAATGTCGCTGCCAACATTTCCCGAATGCGGCGGCAAGGGGACCACCGGTTGGGGGGCCCGGGGACCAAGTCCGCGGTCAAAGAGCACCACGTTACTCAATCACCTCTCACCGCGCCATCGTGGACGGGGGCCGCGGCAGGAATGCGCGTTCGACACCTTTGTCCGGTCGTTCTGAATAGTATGATGATTGTCAGGCGCAGCAATGAGGCTGCCTCAGCCAATCTAGGTGTGGCAGTGGGTTCGGTATCGGTCGGCGGATGGACTGGCTAAAACTCTTCCGCTTCTCCGTAGAAATAGTAGACGCGGTCAAGGGCGTCTTGCAAGGCGAGCGCTTCTTTGGCTTGCTTCTCGGGCGATTTGCGCACCTTGCGTTTGGTGGTGTCAGCTTTTTTCTTTTCGGGGACGGTCATCAGGGTTTCTTCGACTTTTTCGACAAAGGTCGGCCAGGTCTTGTGCAACGGCTCGGAAGTGTCATAAATCACCTGAATCGTCTTTGCGGCAGAGGTCGCCAGCATTGATTTGTCCATCATCTCGAAGTACGTACGCGGCAACGGAAGCAGAATTGACACGAACAGCGCGGTACCGACTATCAGCCAGCCGCGAATGGCGCCGACAATCGCGCCGCCCCATTTGTCGCGTTCGCCGAGCTGCTGAACTGAGACGAGTTTTTCGAGGATTTTGGCAACGACTTTGAAAATGGCATAAATCAAACCGAGCACAATGATGTACGAGATCACGGCAATTGTAATCGGCGAGGCGTCGATTGCGGCCGCGACCTCTTCGGCGACGAAATCTAGCTTGCCGGTTGAGATCACCAGCGCAGCGCCCAACCCCAGCAGTGCCATAAGCTCTTTGAGGAATCCCTTCTTTGTGCCGATGAACACAAAGCCCAACACGCCCAGAAGCGCGATCAGATTAAATACCATTATCCCCTCCGAGGTCTGAGTCAAACGACACGATCACAGTATCGCGACCAGCCGGTATAGGTTCAGTCTGCACAGCCGCCGCACAATTTCTGAACGGCGCAGAGAACAATCGAAGTAAATTCGCCGAATCGGCGCAGAGCATTCAAAACTCGCCGAGATCCGACTTTCAGTTAAAATGTGATTGAGTTGACGATATTAGGCAAGAAAAAAACTTTGGCGGCTCTACTTGAGATGATTGACAAACGACGCCATATCCGGCGCCTTGAACAAGGCGGTACCGGCGACCAAAACATCTACGCCTGCCGCCTTGGCGAGCGGTGCAGAATCCAAATTGATGCCGCCATCGATGGAGATCAGGTATTTGTAGCCGTGCTTGTTGCGCCATTCGACAGCCGTTCGGACCTTGCTGAGCACGTCGCCGATGAATTTCTGCCCGCCAAATCCGGCATAGACGGACATCACCAGGAACAAGTCGATATGTGCAAAGAGCGGGAAATAGTCCTCGATCGGGGCGTCTGGATTGAGCGAGATACCGGCTTTGGCGCCTTTGCGGCGGATTTCCTGGAGAATCTCGGTGTCGTGTTTGATGACTTCACCGTGGACGGTGAGATAGTCGGCGCCGGCATCGAGGTAGGCATCGACATACTTCTCGGGGTTGGAGATCATGAGGTGGACATCAAGGGGCAGATTGGAGATGCCATTGACCTGTTTGATGATGAACGGGCCGAAACTCAGGTTCGGCACGAAGTGGCCATCCATGACATCGCAATGCAGCCAGTCGACGCCGGCGGCTTCGACATCGCGGAGCTGATCGCCCAAGCGCGTAAAATCGGCGGCGAGTATCGATGGTGCAACAATTGTCATTGGGGTGATAATAGCGTTCCTGATGTCGAACGGCAAGCGCGGAAACTAATCCGTTTTCGACACAGTCAGTTTGACCTTTTCGCCGCGCATTACTTGCTCGTTGCGCTCGGGTTTCTGTTCGAGTACTGTGTTTGGAAGGTAGCGGTCTTCCTTTTTGCGCTTGATTTCATCCAGGACAAGACCGAGATCTTCGAGTCGTTCACGCGCCCTCTCCAGCGGCAGACCCAATAATGATGGCATCGTAACGACGTCGGTTTCGTTGCCTTGATTGACGGCAATCGAGACCTTGCTGCCAAGCGGCAGAAGTGTGCCCTTGGAAGGAATCGTTTCGATAGCAGTATTCTTGGCGAGCGAATCGACCCGCACCCAGTAGATGTCCCCTGCCGCGAAGCCTGACTTCTGCAGAGCGATATTTGCCTGCGCCAACGGGAGTCCAAAAACATCGGGAATCTCGGCAACGCGCAATCCGGCGGATACGACGATTTTGACGCTGCGACCCGATTTGATCATGGTGCCTGCTTCGGGAACCTGGGTGAGGATTATTCCTTCCGGTTTGTCCGAGGAAAACTCGCGTCCGGCGATTTCGAGCGAAACGTCGAATTTCGCAGACAAATCTTCAGCTTCGAATTCCGTCTTGCCGACGAAAGCAGGCAAGGGAAACTCCTCTGCATGGCGGGTAACAACAGGCATGATGAGACTGTTCACGAAGATGAATATCGTAAGGAAGGCGATAGCCGGCACGCCGATGTAGAGCAACGCGGGGCGAACATAGTTGCGGAGTGGCTGCATCGCTGACCGCCACCTACTTGCGGGTCAAGTATGCCGCAAAGATGTTATCGAGGTATTTGAGTCCCGGATAAGTGCGCATGAAATTGTCCTCGCCGACCACGTCTTTGATCTTGAAGGCTTCAGGAATGATGACTTGGAATTCAGGCATCTCCTTCAAGAACTGCTCAATGATCATTTCGTTCTCGGCTTTGAGTACCGAGCAGGTCGAATAGACAATTGCACCACCAGGCAGAAGCAGTGGTGCGGCGTTTTTCAACAGGCCAATCTGCATCGCCGAATAGCGGGCAATGTCCTCGGCGGTGGTAATCCAGCGCCCTTCGGGGAACTTGCGAAATACGCCGGTGCCGGAGCAGGGCGCATCGACAAGTATCTTGTTGTACTTGCCGGAGGTGAATTTGGCGCCGTCAGCTTTGACTGGCAAGACATTCTCCAGCTTCAAACGCTGAAGATTCTCACGCAAGAGATTGAGGCGCGGTTCTGAGATATCGACTGCGGTGACTTTGCTGTCACTGCCAATTCGCATGGCGATGTCGGTGGTCTTTCCACCGGGAGCGGCGCAGAGGTCAAGCACAACATCACCCGGAAGCGGATTGAGCAGTTCGACCACCAGACCGGAAGCCTCATTCTGAATGATGTATTCCCCATCATCGAACTGCGGCAGTTGCGTCGGGTTGGTATCGGACAAGATATGGATAAAGTTCTTAAGGAACTTGCCTTGCTTGAAGCGCATGTTGATCTGCTGTAACTTGGCGAGATACTTGCGGATCAACTCAGGGTCATTGTTGAGTCGAACCTGCAAAGGTTGAGCTTCGTTGCCGTTGCGGAGAAATTTCTCGACGACAGTCTCGGGATAAATGCTGAGCAGCTCTTTCACGAACCAGATTGGATACGAATAGAACTGCGTCAGATAGTTCAGCATGTCGGCGCGCAATTCGTCGAACGAGAGCTTCTCGATATTCTGTGCGATGTTTTTGAGCACGGCATTGACCATCGCCTCGGCGCCTGGCGTGTACTTCTTCGCAAGATTTACTGTCTCATTGACCGCCGCATAGTGCGGGATATTGCATTCCGGCAACAACTGGAAACAGCCCAGCCGCAGGACCGTAATCAGCGAATCCGAATGCGAAGATAATTTCTTGCGCAGGTACTGCGACAAAATCAGATCCAGACGTTTCTGCATCTTGATCGTGCCGGAGACCAGATAGATTCCGAGGTTTAGATCAAAGCGACCACGAAAATTCTTCTGCTTGAGCTGCGCCAGCTCGTGTTGGAGAGATTCGGGATCGCGGCGCGCGATCATGAGGACACGATATGCCTCTTCGCGCGGGTTCAAATTCAGTTCGCTCATGAGCTGACCTCAAAGGGACTTAGGCGGCTTCCACCTGTTGATACCATTAACGCTGTACGACAGATTTTCAAAGGTAAAATTTCCTGTGACGAGAGGCCGAAACAGGTGGAGAGAATTTCATCAGGACGGACGAACCCCCGATTTCCAAGTGCCAATTCCATATACAAATGGTGTACGCCCATACCTTGGCGAAGTTCAATGTTTAATATGGAGTTACGCACGTCAATTTCATTTATCTCTTCGTTCTTAATTCGTCTTACTAATATCGACGGTTGTGCAAGAACCGCGAAGGTTTTTTCGTCAGAAATGGCAATTTCTGGACCAATTTGAACCTCATAACAAGCCAGATTGATCAGGCTCGATACCGAGGCCGCCTTGCCAAAGACGGGCTTGCCCAAGAGAACGTGAAATCCTTCCGGCAAAACCTCGTTGAGACGGTCAATCATCGACTCCTGAAACGGTGTGTCGAGCTGAATGTCCAAAAACTCACAGCGCGAGGAATAGCCCAGCGAAAGTGGCGGTCCAAAGGACAATTTCGGGCGCTGATGATAACCTTGAGAATAGGCCACCGGCATGTTGGCGCGGCGAATGGCACGTTCAAACATCCTCATTGTTGCGAGATGCCCGACATAACGCACGGACTCGTCCTTGGTCCATTGCAGACGAATGCGACTGCGAGGAACTATCATCGGCGCCGGTTCTGAGAGAACCCGTTTTGGTCTGCGACCGAAACTTCCGGTCGGAGCTGCCTGTACCGGTGTGAGAATTTGTTCAGCCAGTTCCGGCTTGGACAAGATCAAATCACCGAGCTTGAATCCACCTGACGTTTTGCGCGATTCCGATGCCGGAAAAGCGTTTTGGCGTGACCGGAGTAATTGCTCGCGCGCTGTGTCATATTCAATATGATCCCACGGCAGTGGCGAACCCAACGGCCGGGCTGAGACTGATTCCTCGATGTCGATTCCGCTCGCCGTTAACGTCTGTCGCCAGTTTTCCAAGTTGCGGTCTTCACCAAAATTCTCGGTTGAAGCTTCTATCTCAGACATCGCAATCACCGCGGACGTAAAACTGCGGTCAGCGCGAGAAAGGGACGACAGAAGATAGGCGGATTCAGCTTCGCGAATTTTGTATTGGATGTTGCGCCCACGAGCGCCGCGCTGGACCATGTCGCAACGGCGTTTGTATTCGTCGGGATTGATGGCTGCATCCCACTGCCATTCTGAAAACGGCAATGGCGCAAATGGCGACAGAGAAATCACAAGATGCGTCTTGTCCCCGTACTCGCGGCGAACGCTCTCGCAATTGCGGATCACGTCGATCATGTCGCTGATGTCGCGGTCGGTTTCTTCCGGCAATCCCAGTTGAAAATCAAGTCGGACCGATTTCCATCCACCGGAGAAAGCATTAGCCAATATCTGATAGAATTGTTCGAAGGCTGTGAAATGACCATGCGCCTCGCGGAGACGTTCGGAGCCGGACTTAAGATCAAAGCGGAGTCCCTGCTTTTCGCCATAAGTAACCGCGCGAACGTAATCAAGCGCATGCTGATTCACCGGCAGTGGCGGGAGCACGATTGCGACATGACGGTCGCGCAGACGCTGGCCGAGACTGTTGATGAATTGATCGAAATTCTTAATGCCGATCGTGAGATTTGCCGACAGGGCAATCTCATCATAGCCGGTTTCCTGCTGTGCTGTGACAATCGCATCAACCAAACGCGGCACATCGAAAGACGATGGCAAGGTCACACACAAGCGGTCATTGGCGACTTCTTCGAACGCCATAACCGGAGCGATGTTTCGGAGCTTCTGCGCTGAATCCACGCGTCGTGCGCGAACCGGATTGTTCTGACTTGAGAGCGCGGGCAGATAAATGCCGGCAATCTGCGACAGTTGATTCAACATCGTCGGACGGTCATAGACCGAGCCTTGGCTAACTACCGCGGCAATGGAAGCCGCTTCAGCGTCCAGATCACCGACAACAAACGCGTCGAGAAATTCGGCAATCGGCTCAGGATTTAACCTCTTGATCCCCGACGCCGTGATGATTGGATGCGACGCGTTGCGCTCACTTGCGCGCAGCGGGATGTGTGCGAGCTTCAGCGCGGAGAGCATGCCGTTGTATGACAGCGCATCTGGAATTAAGAAATGTATCCAGTCGCAGTCGCCCAGCGGAGTGAATGATTCGAGTGTAAATAATGGGATACTTTTCTGACGCAGTAACGCGGCAGCATCATTGTCCGGTATGAAGGCACGTTCGCAACTGATCGTTGTCGAACTGTTTAGCGCAACATACACGCGATGCAATTCGGCGTAGCCCATAGCGCGATCGTACTTCTCGGGCACACAAAGAGCCAGGCGCACCGCAACAGCCTCGCTGCGCGGACGCACCGCTCCCCATTCGTTTCCGATATATCTTGCCGGGCGAATTACGTGGGGGAAAAATTCGGCATCCAGAAGGGCCTTGTTATTCATCCCTGAAATGCTGTCCGTTAGAGGTTGGGGAGTTGAACCCGAACCGAAAGTACGCAATGATAAAGCCTTGAAAGAGCCGTCTAGCCCAATATGTCTTTTTGATTACACTTGCACATCTCGACGATCTTGTCCTTAAACTTCCACGACTTCTTGTCGGTCGTGAAGGTTGGGTCGACCAGGCGGATGGGTTCCATCGCCGTGGAGCAGACCGGACAGATCTTGACGTGAGACTTCTTCGAAGCCTTATCTGCAAATGATTGCCTTTTCGCCATTTCCTCGTCCTCCTAAAA
The sequence above is a segment of the bacterium genome. Coding sequences within it:
- a CDS encoding CvpA family protein, producing MVFNLIALLGVLGFVFIGTKKGFLKELMALLGLGAALVISTGKLDFVAEEVAAAIDASPITIAVISYIIVLGLIYAIFKVVAKILEKLVSVQQLGERDKWGGAIVGAIRGWLIVGTALFVSILLPLPRTYFEMMDKSMLATSAAKTIQVIYDTSEPLHKTWPTFVEKVEETLMTVPEKKKADTTKRKVRKSPEKQAKEALALQDALDRVYYFYGEAEEF
- the rpe gene encoding ribulose-phosphate 3-epimerase; translation: MTIVAPSILAADFTRLGDQLRDVEAAGVDWLHCDVMDGHFVPNLSFGPFIIKQVNGISNLPLDVHLMISNPEKYVDAYLDAGADYLTVHGEVIKHDTEILQEIRRKGAKAGISLNPDAPIEDYFPLFAHIDLFLVMSVYAGFGGQKFIGDVLSKVRTAVEWRNKHGYKYLISIDGGINLDSAPLAKAAGVDVLVAGTALFKAPDMASFVNHLK
- a CDS encoding PASTA domain-containing protein, translated to MQPLRNYVRPALLYIGVPAIAFLTIFIFVNSLIMPVVTRHAEEFPLPAFVGKTEFEAEDLSAKFDVSLEIAGREFSSDKPEGIILTQVPEAGTMIKSGRSVKIVVSAGLRVAEIPDVFGLPLAQANIALQKSGFAAGDIYWVRVDSLAKNTAIETIPSKGTLLPLGSKVSIAVNQGNETDVVTMPSLLGLPLERARERLEDLGLVLDEIKRKKEDRYLPNTVLEQKPERNEQVMRGEKVKLTVSKTD
- the rsmB gene encoding 16S rRNA (cytosine(967)-C(5))-methyltransferase RsmB; this translates as MSELNLNPREEAYRVLMIARRDPESLQHELAQLKQKNFRGRFDLNLGIYLVSGTIKMQKRLDLILSQYLRKKLSSHSDSLITVLRLGCFQLLPECNIPHYAAVNETVNLAKKYTPGAEAMVNAVLKNIAQNIEKLSFDELRADMLNYLTQFYSYPIWFVKELLSIYPETVVEKFLRNGNEAQPLQVRLNNDPELIRKYLAKLQQINMRFKQGKFLKNFIHILSDTNPTQLPQFDDGEYIIQNEASGLVVELLNPLPGDVVLDLCAAPGGKTTDIAMRIGSDSKVTAVDISEPRLNLLRENLQRLKLENVLPVKADGAKFTSGKYNKILVDAPCSGTGVFRKFPEGRWITTAEDIARYSAMQIGLLKNAAPLLLPGGAIVYSTCSVLKAENEMIIEQFLKEMPEFQVIIPEAFKIKDVVGEDNFMRTYPGLKYLDNIFAAYLTRK
- a CDS encoding DUF2344 domain-containing protein; the protein is MNNKALLDAEFFPHVIRPARYIGNEWGAVRPRSEAVAVRLALCVPEKYDRAMGYAELHRVYVALNSSTTISCERAFIPDNDAAALLRQKSIPLFTLESFTPLGDCDWIHFLIPDALSYNGMLSALKLAHIPLRASERNASHPIITASGIKRLNPEPIAEFLDAFVVGDLDAEAASIAAVVSQGSVYDRPTMLNQLSQIAGIYLPALSSQNNPVRARRVDSAQKLRNIAPVMAFEEVANDRLCVTLPSSFDVPRLVDAIVTAQQETGYDEIALSANLTIGIKNFDQFINSLGQRLRDRHVAIVLPPLPVNQHALDYVRAVTYGEKQGLRFDLKSGSERLREAHGHFTAFEQFYQILANAFSGGWKSVRLDFQLGLPEETDRDISDMIDVIRNCESVRREYGDKTHLVISLSPFAPLPFSEWQWDAAINPDEYKRRCDMVQRGARGRNIQYKIREAESAYLLSSLSRADRSFTSAVIAMSEIEASTENFGEDRNLENWRQTLTASGIDIEESVSARPLGSPLPWDHIEYDTAREQLLRSRQNAFPASESRKTSGGFKLGDLILSKPELAEQILTPVQAAPTGSFGRRPKRVLSEPAPMIVPRSRIRLQWTKDESVRYVGHLATMRMFERAIRRANMPVAYSQGYHQRPKLSFGPPLSLGYSSRCEFLDIQLDTPFQESMIDRLNEVLPEGFHVLLGKPVFGKAASVSSLINLACYEVQIGPEIAISDEKTFAVLAQPSILVRRIKNEEINEIDVRNSILNIELRQGMGVHHLYMELALGNRGFVRPDEILSTCFGLSSQEILPLKICRTALMVSTGGSRLSPFEVSS